A segment of the Huiozyma naganishii CBS 8797 chromosome 12, complete genome genome:
GTTCATCGAGGGCGACTGCCTCGAGAACGACCGCGCGGAGCGGTTCCACCCTGGCTGCCTCGTCTGCGTCGTGTGCCACGAGCAGATCAGCAGCGACTACCTGCTCATCAACGGCGACGTGCCCCTCTGCGGCGCGCACGACCTCGACCAGCTCGCCGCGGACGGACTGTTCGAGTTCGACCACGGCCCCAGCGACGCCCACAGCACGCACACCGTCGAGAAGCGCCGCACGCGACTCATCGCAGGATAGACGCGCCGTGCCTCCGCCGGGAATCATCTCTTGGCGTTTCCCGCGTATCCGTTCCGCGGTGCCTGCCAGATCTGGCCGTGCAAAATGACgttgtttttttggggGCCGGAAAAATTTCAGAGTCGTTTTCGAGAAATTCGGCAACATGTGCCATTGTgtaatattattattattattcaGTAGATACTCTCTGGGTgcgttgaagttgttctGTGAGTTGTGTCTCGGCGAGTGTTGGTTCTGTGTGTGGGCTGCTAGGTTGGTCTTCACTGGTAGAGTACTGTGTGTGTCTTTTGCTTTGGgtgatatatatactgCTATATGAGCGAGGATATACGCGGGGTGCATGCAAGTGGCAGCGGTGAAGATGTTGCGACTACCCCTAAAAGAGAGAGTCGTAGGAAACGGCTGTCCGTTGGGTTTGTGCACAGGTCTCCGGGCAGTGACGATGACGGtgatgatggtgatggtgatgacGGTGATGGATACTTGGCGACTCCCTCGCCTCCTGCTGGGAGCAGCAGGGCGAGGCGGTCGTCCACGTCGCTTGGGTTTTTGGCGACGCCACGGACAGAGGGGCGGCACTCGCAGGCGGCGCACCACAGGGCGATAAGCGCGACGTTTACGTCTCCGAGGGCACGCTCGCTGCTTCCACCTACAACGCCCAAGTCGCGCAACACAGAGGTGTTTCTTTCGCCGTCGCAGCTGCAGGAGCAGCTCAAGTCCCCGAGCCACTCCAATCAGGGGAGTGTCTCCAAGGACAACAAACCCATTAAAGAACTCTCGCATAACTTGAAGACAAGGCTCAGTTACGCTTTTGTCAAATTGCAGAACGGGTGGGTGGATAAGACGCTTCCTGAACTGGAGAACGAACTCACGCAACACGCATACAATAAGGCAGCGATACTAACCAGCCCGCAAAGGATCTCGCCGTCGCGTCAGACGGGGCCACCCGTCGCTGCTGCGTCGCCCACCACGAAATACGTCAACAAGTTCGCCTCTTCGCAGGAGGAGGCTGGGCCTTCAGGGGACGCACGGGCAACAGAGGGAACGGAGGCTCACCTTGCATTCTTGCAAGCATTGTCGCCCTCGTTGCGGCAATCCCGCGGCGGGGAACCCGCACACAGCGAGTCAGGAACACCAAGTAGAGACCGACTCAACGTGTCACCGATACGCTGGACGGGGAGGGCGCCGACGCCGGCGCTATCAAAAGCCAAACCGGCGCCCAGCAGCGTTTCTGACCCGCGGGGGAAGACCAGTGGACAAGCGGACGAGGTAGACGTCGTCGCAGTGGAGACACTGATGTCCCTCAGCTCT
Coding sequences within it:
- the WHI5 gene encoding transcriptional repressor WHI5 (similar to Saccharomyces cerevisiae SRL3 (YKR091W) and WHI5 (YOR083W); ancestral locus Anc_5.692), producing the protein MSEDIRGVHASGSGEDVATTPKRESRRKRLSVGFVHRSPGSDDDGDDGDGDDGDGYLATPSPPAGSSRARRSSTSLGFLATPRTEGRHSQAAHHRAISATFTSPRARSLLPPTTPKSRNTEVFLSPSQLQEQLKSPSHSNQGSVSKDNKPIKELSHNLKTRLSYAFVKLQNGWVDKTLPELENELTQHAYNKAAILTSPQRISPSRQTGPPVAAASPTTKYVNKFASSQEEAGPSGDARATEGTEAHLAFLQALSPSLRQSRGGEPAHSESGTPSRDRLNVSPIRWTGRAPTPALSKAKPAPSSVSDPRGKTSGQADEVDVVAVETLMSLSSTQQLAPPTRIADKPTRGDETEVETDSE